The DNA region GCCGCCCGCAACTCGTCCATGAGGTCGTAGAGCCGCTCGGGGTCGCCCAGCGACACCTCGAAGGCCGTCCGGTCGCCGAGACGCTCGAACTCGTCGACGCCGTAGACCTCCCGGAGTCGCTCGCGGGTGTCGTCCGCGAGTTGTGGGTCCGTCCCCTCGTGGATGGACGCGTCGGCTCCCGCGGCGGCCCCGGCCCGGCCGGCGACGACGCGGTACGCGAACGTGCGGAACACGTCGATGAGGTCCTCGACCGCGTCGTCGGCGACGACTTCGCCGTCCGCCATGATGACGACGCGGTCGCAGATCTCCTGGACCACGTCCATGTCGTGGCTGGAGAGGACGATAGTCGTCTCCTCCTGGTCGGCGAGCCGCCGGATCTCCCGCCGGAGGTCGACCGACGACGCCACGTCCAGCCCGAGCGTCGGCTCGTCGAGAAAGGCCACCTCGACGTCCCGCGCCAGCGCGCAGGCCAGCGACACCTTCTGTTTCTGCCCCCGCGAGAGGTCGTTGACCGGCGTGTCGGCCTTCTCCGCGAGCGAGAGCTGGTCGAGGAGGGCGCCGTGGCGGTCCCGGACCGCGGCCGGCGACTCCCCGCCGATGGCCGCGAAGTACTCCAGGT from Halosimplex halophilum includes:
- a CDS encoding ABC transporter ATP-binding protein, producing the protein MTTAPERVPEDGDPVPERDGASTDAAPALSVRGLSKTFGDGDEAVRAVDGVSLDVDPGTVVGVLGPNGAGKTTLIKSILGLVVADEGDVRVAGTDVYGDPQSAYARVGAMLEGARNVYWRLTVRENLEYFAAIGGESPAAVRDRHGALLDQLSLAEKADTPVNDLSRGQKQKVSLACALARDVEVAFLDEPTLGLDVASSVDLRREIRRLADQEETTIVLSSHDMDVVQEICDRVVIMADGEVVADDAVEDLIDVFRTFAYRVVAGRAGAAAGADASIHEGTDPQLADDTRERLREVYGVDEFERLGDRTAFEVSLGDPERLYDLMDELRAADLTVYEVESVDPDLEEVFLELTSGEGAGPASDPGGPERAARVDGGDRP